A stretch of Leisingera sp. S132 DNA encodes these proteins:
- the hpaD gene encoding 3,4-dihydroxyphenylacetate 2,3-dioxygenase: protein MPVPAHNLYPPFNIVRLSHVEYAVTDLAASRAFYVETLGLQVTHEDSERIYLRAMEERGHHCIVLVQADAASVGVLGFKLYDAPDLDKAAEFFASKDLPVEWVDRPHMGKTLRTRDPWGIPLEFYVKMDRLEPIHQKYRLYNGVKPLRIDHFNMFSADVDASVAFYGEMGFRVTEYTEDDESGKIWAAWMHRKGGVHDVAFTNGLGPRLHHTAFWVPNPLNIIDLLDLMSTTGYVDNIERGPGRHGISNAFFLYVRDPDGHRIEIYCSDYQTVDPDLEPIKWSLTDPQRQTLWGAPAPRSWFEEGSVFEGATPKPSALNAQPIIAP from the coding sequence ATGCCCGTACCGGCACACAACCTGTACCCCCCCTTCAACATTGTGCGGCTGTCCCATGTGGAATACGCCGTGACCGACCTCGCCGCCTCCCGCGCCTTTTATGTGGAGACCCTCGGCCTGCAGGTGACGCATGAAGACAGCGAACGCATTTACCTTCGCGCGATGGAGGAACGCGGCCACCACTGCATCGTTCTGGTGCAGGCGGATGCGGCCTCCGTCGGGGTGCTGGGTTTCAAACTCTATGACGCGCCGGACCTGGACAAGGCCGCCGAGTTTTTCGCCTCCAAAGATCTGCCGGTGGAGTGGGTAGACCGCCCCCATATGGGCAAAACCTTACGCACCCGCGACCCCTGGGGCATCCCGCTGGAGTTCTATGTGAAGATGGACCGGCTGGAGCCGATTCACCAGAAATACAGGCTCTATAACGGGGTAAAACCGCTCCGCATCGACCATTTCAACATGTTTTCAGCGGATGTGGATGCCTCGGTGGCCTTCTATGGCGAGATGGGCTTTCGCGTGACGGAGTACACCGAGGATGACGAGAGCGGCAAGATCTGGGCCGCCTGGATGCACCGCAAGGGCGGCGTGCATGACGTGGCCTTCACCAATGGCCTCGGCCCGCGCCTGCACCACACTGCCTTCTGGGTGCCGAACCCGCTCAATATCATCGACCTCCTCGATCTGATGTCGACCACCGGCTATGTCGATAACATCGAGCGCGGCCCCGGCCGCCACGGTATCTCCAACGCCTTCTTCCTCTATGTGCGCGACCCGGACGGCCACCGGATCGAGATCTATTGCTCCGATTACCAGACCGTCGACCCGGACCTGGAGCCGATCAAATGGTCGCTCACCGACCCGCAGCGCCAGACCCTTTGGGGTGCGCCTGCGCCGCGCAGCTGGTTTGAGGAAGGCTCGGTGTTTGAAGGCGCCACCCCGAAACCCAGCGCCTTGAACGCGCAGCCGATTATTGCACCCTGA
- the hpaE gene encoding 5-carboxymethyl-2-hydroxymuconate semialdehyde dehydrogenase: protein MSDLTSNIETLNSHLARFREGGILNLIGGESRPAASGATFETSSPVDESVICPVAKGEAADIDAAAAAAKAAFPAWRDMPALERKKILNRIADLIVERAEEIALCECWDTGQALRFMSKAALRGAENFRFFADKATAARDGQQLQSPTLMNVTTRVPIGPVGVITPWNTPFMLSTWKIAPALAAGCTVVHKPAEFSPLTARILAEIAHEAGLPPGVWNLVNGFGEDAGKALTEHPDIKAIAFVGESKTGSMIMKQGADTLKRVHFELGGKNPVVVFDDADLDRALDAAIFMIYSLNGERCTSSSRLLVQENIAEDFEAKLIERVNNIRVGHPLDPATEVGPLIHKVHFDKVTSYFETARQDGATIAAGGSRVGDQGWFVRPTLFTNATNSMTIAQEEIFGPVLTAIRFKDEDEALTLANDTQYGLTGYVWTNDLTRALRFTNALEAGMIWVNSENVRHLPTPFGGVKASGIGRDGGDWSFEFYMEQKHIGFALGHHKIPRLGA from the coding sequence ATGAGCGATCTGACCTCCAACATCGAAACGCTGAACAGCCACCTGGCCCGCTTCCGCGAGGGTGGCATCCTGAACCTGATCGGCGGCGAAAGCCGCCCCGCCGCCTCCGGCGCCACGTTCGAAACATCCTCACCCGTAGACGAAAGCGTGATCTGCCCAGTTGCCAAGGGTGAAGCAGCAGACATTGACGCCGCTGCCGCAGCTGCCAAGGCCGCCTTCCCCGCCTGGCGCGACATGCCCGCCTTGGAGCGCAAGAAGATCCTCAACCGCATCGCCGACCTGATCGTCGAACGCGCCGAGGAAATCGCGCTGTGCGAATGCTGGGACACCGGCCAGGCCCTGCGCTTCATGTCCAAGGCCGCCCTGCGCGGCGCCGAAAACTTCCGCTTCTTCGCGGACAAGGCCACCGCTGCCCGCGACGGCCAGCAGCTGCAATCGCCAACACTGATGAACGTGACCACCCGGGTGCCGATCGGCCCTGTTGGCGTCATCACGCCCTGGAACACGCCCTTCATGCTGTCCACCTGGAAGATCGCGCCTGCACTGGCGGCCGGCTGCACCGTGGTCCACAAACCGGCTGAATTCTCCCCCCTCACCGCCCGCATACTGGCCGAGATCGCCCATGAGGCCGGCCTTCCACCGGGCGTCTGGAACCTGGTCAACGGCTTTGGCGAGGACGCGGGCAAGGCACTCACCGAACACCCCGATATCAAGGCCATCGCCTTTGTCGGCGAGAGCAAAACCGGCTCAATGATCATGAAACAGGGCGCCGATACCCTGAAACGGGTGCATTTCGAACTGGGCGGCAAGAACCCGGTCGTGGTCTTCGACGACGCCGACCTCGACCGCGCGCTGGATGCCGCGATCTTCATGATTTACTCGCTCAATGGCGAACGCTGCACCTCCTCCTCGCGCCTCTTGGTGCAGGAGAACATCGCAGAGGATTTCGAAGCCAAGCTGATCGAACGCGTGAACAATATCCGCGTCGGTCACCCGCTGGACCCGGCCACCGAAGTCGGCCCGCTGATCCACAAGGTGCATTTCGACAAGGTCACCTCCTACTTTGAAACCGCCAGACAGGACGGTGCCACAATCGCCGCCGGTGGCAGCCGCGTTGGCGATCAGGGCTGGTTTGTCCGCCCGACCCTGTTCACAAATGCCACCAACAGCATGACCATCGCGCAGGAGGAAATCTTTGGCCCGGTCCTCACCGCAATCCGCTTCAAGGACGAGGACGAGGCTCTGACACTGGCCAATGACACGCAGTATGGCCTCACCGGCTATGTCTGGACCAACGACCTCACCCGCGCCCTGCGCTTCACAAATGCGCTGGAGGCCGGGATGATCTGGGTGAACTCGGAAAACGTCCGCCACCTGCCCACCCCCTTTGGCGGGGTCAAGGCCAGCGGCATCGGCCGCGACGGCGGCGACTGGTCATTCGAGTTCTACATGGAACAGAAACACATCGGCTTTGCCCTGGGCCATCACAAGATCCCGCGCCTCGGCGCCTGA